The genomic stretch TCTTGAGGTCGCCGCTCTGCACCGTGGTCATCTGCTTCACGGCCTTCTCCGAAAGGTAGCGCTTACCATCCAGTTCGCCGCCGCGCAGGATCATGCGGGCGAACTTCTCGTAGTCCTCGGCGGTGGAGAACAGGCCGCCATTGGCCCGCGGGTAGCGCTCGCGGCTGGTGATCGGCTGGTTGCCCAGGAACATCAGCGCGGTCTTTTCCAGTCCGCCCGCAGCGGAGCGCTTGTATGACACGGCCAAGCGCGCGGCCTGCTTTTCCGTGGGATAGAAGGTGGTGTTTTCCATGCCCAGCGGCTGGAACAAATGCTTGTCGAGGAAGTCGGGAAACGACTCGCCGGAGACCACTTCCACCACCCGTGCAGCGGTATTGATGCCGGTCTGGCAATACTGCCACTTCGAGCCGGGTGCGAACTGGACCGGCTTCGCCACGATCAGCGGCATCAGATCCTTCAGCGTGGCGATGTTGCCGGACTCCTGCGGCGAGACTTCGCTCAAGCCCGCGCTGTGGGTCAGGCACTGCTTGATCGTCACGATGACTTCCTTGCCGCCGGCGTCCTTGAGGCCCTTGAACTCGGGCAAGTACTTCGACACCGGGTCATCGACCGAGAGCTTGCCTGCGTCCTGCATCATCATCACCGCGGTGCCGGTGACGGGCTTGGACATGGAGGCGATCCAGAACAAGGCATTGGTCTCCATGCTCGCCTTGCTTTCTAAATCGGCGAAGCCATTGGCACCGAAATGAAGGGTCTTCTCGCCATCGGCCACCAGCGTCACGGCGCCGGCGATTTCCTTGGCAGCGGTGGCCTTGTCCATGGCCTCGCTGATGGCGGGGTTCACTTCAGCGAATGCTGCCGTGGCGAGCAGCGAAAGGAGCAGGATGGGTTTCATGGGGAGATGGAGGATCGTAGATTGTGGATGGCAGATGAAAGGCGGCAGGTGGGAGGGAGGAAGGCGCTGCTTCTTCCATCTACGATCTGCCATCCGCCATCTTCGGGCTACTTCTTGTTCGGGTCGTAGAAAATGCGCACCTCGGCCTTCTCGCCGCCGAGAAGCTGCTGGGCGCGCTTGAGCGCGTCGCGGGTCGAGATGTTCGGGTTGCTGGGCTTGTTGAGGAAGATGTTGCTTTCGCCGGCCTTGCGGTTGGCACCTTCCTGAACCGTCGCCAATACGCCGGAGTTCTTCAGCACCCGATAGACATCGCGGGTCGCGCCCGAGATCAGCAGGTGACGGCCGTTGGCCCGCATGAATTTCACCAGATCCTCCAAGGCCAGCACCGACGTCGCGTCGAGGTGACGGGCGTTCTTCAGCCGCAGAATCATGATCTTCAGCGAGGCATCGGCCGCCGTGCGCTGGATCTGCGTGCGGAACAACTCGGCGGCGCCAAAGAACAGATCGCCTTCGACGTGGACGATCGAAATTGCCGGGTTCGGGCGTTGGCGTTTCTCACCCATCTGCCGCAGTTCACCGGCGTCGCTGAACTCGTATTCCACCAAGTGCGGCCGGCTTGCCTTGCGCAGGAACAGGGTGATCGACAGGGCGACGCCGATGAAGATCGCCACGTGCAGTGGCGCGATCAAGGTGGAGACAAAGGTGGTGATCAGCACCGCCGCATCGTCCGGAGTCGAACGCGCGCAAACGCGGATATTGTGGCGATTAATCAGCGCGAGCGCGATGCCGATGACCAGGGCTGCCAACGCGGCCTTCGGGACATAGTCGATCAAGGAGATCCCGAACTTCGGCAACCACGCGATCAGCAAGGCGGCGGAAAGCACCAGTAGCCCGGAGTAGATCGAGGACATCCGCGTGCGAGCCCCGGAGGAAAAATTCAGCGTCGAGCGCAACAGCGATCCCGAGGCAGGCATTCCACCGGCGATGGCGGATGCAAAATTGGCAGCACCCACCGCGAACATGTCCTGGTTCACATCCGCCCGATCACCGGACCGTGAGGCGATGGTCTTCGCCATCAGTGTGTTTTCCAAACAAGCGAGGAATGCGACGGCGAGCGCGACGGCCACGAGCGACGAGATGTCCTCAAAGATGCCCGGTCGTGCGAAGTGGGGCAGGGAAGGCAGCAGATCCTCCGGCGTGAACGTGCGGAACCGCGCGGAATTCGCGAAGGGTGCCACGCCCTGTTGGATCAGGGTTCCGAAGACCGCCGAAACGAGAATCAGGATGATCGCCAGATTCGGCCATCGCGGCTTCCAGCGTTTCATCGCCATGAACAGCGCGAAGGTCGTCGCGCCGATGATCACCGGTCCCCAGTCCACATGGGAAAGGGAGCGCATCAACGCATCCACCAGTCCAACGAAGCTGCGCGGTCGCATCTGGTCCACCTCGTAGGCCACGCCCAGCAGGTGCTTGAACTGGTTGGTCATGATCAGCACCGCCGCCCCGGAGACGTAGCCGACCAGCACCGAACGCGAAATGTACTGCAGCAGGTCGGCCACCCGTAGGATCGAGCCTAACAAGCAAAACAACCCGACCATCATCACCAGCAAGGGCACCAACTGGGTCTCGCGCGCGGCCAGCGCGGGCTCCACGGCGAAGAAACCGAAGAGCATGAACGCAGTCGCATTCGTCGGCCCCAGGATGGTGTGACGGGAGCCGGCGAACAGTGGCGCGACGATCGAGGCCGTGGCCGAGCAAGCGATGCCGAAGACAATCGGCAGTTCGGCGATGGCCGCATAGGCGATGCCCTGCGGGATATCCAGCAGCGAGACATTGAGCGCCGCCTTGCCGTCGGCGCGGAATTTTTCGCGACTGTAGCGCCGCAGCGTGTGGAGGATGGGCAGTGGATCCAGTTTCCCTCCGCGGAAGAACGTGCCGAGGCGGCGTGCGATCCGTCTGGGGTGGAAAGGTGATCTCATGGAATCCTCAGCGGAACCGTGCGCGGCGCATCAGCACCAAGCCAAGCAGCACGCTGGCGACATTCGGTGCCCAAGCGGCGAGTTGGACGCCCGTGTGGCTCTTGCCGCCAATCATTCCGCAGATGAAATACGCCACTCCGATCAAGAGACTCAAGATCAGACCGGACGAGGTGTCCTTGCGCCGTGCCTTGATGCCGAGCGGCACTCCAATGAAAGCGAAGGCCAGGCAGGCGAACGACGAGGCATAGCGGCGGTGGATTTCCTTTTCGTAGTTCGGGATGAACGCGGTCCAGTCGACTACCAGGCTCTTCTTGAGGAGCTCCTGCTTTTCCAGCAACAGGGGCTTCTTGCTTTCACCTTCACTCTCCAAGCCCTTGATCTCCTGCTTGAGGGTCGCCACCCTCTCTACCACCCGGAGCTGCTTCTCTTTCAGCTCCTCGATGTAGTCTCGGATCGCCGAGTTGCTCATCGTCGCGGGATCATCCTTGGAGGGCTTGGTCTCGTAAGGGAGCACCACCGGCACCGACTCCTCCGCGAGCACAATCTGCGGCTTGCCCGTGGAGTCCGACGTTTGGAACATCGCGTCGTAGAGGTGCAGGCGGAACTGCTGCTTGTCCTTGTCGATGACGGCCTTCGCCTTCATCGCGTGGACGTAGATGTCGCGGGCTTCCTTGTCGGTGGGATCGGCGACCTTGAAGAGGTGAAAGCCTTCCATCGTGGAGCCATCGGACTTCTCGATGTAGGCGCGCACGTCCTTGAGGCTCTCCTCAAAGCGCGCCAGGCCGTCCTGCTCCGCCGCGGCACTCAGCATGCTGCGCGGGTCCATGGCGAAGGCCCGCATCTTGATATTCTTCGATGTCGCTTTCGCCCATGGTGCGACTTCCAGGTTCAGCCACAGGCAGCCGACGGAAAGCAGCGCCCCGAGGAAAAAGACCGGCAGCGAAAGACGGGGCAGGCTCATCCCCGCCACCCGGAAGCCGATCAGCTCGTTCTCCGAGGACATCCGGCCGAACACCAGCAGCACGGCCGAGAGAAACGCCCATGGAATCGTGTAAATCAGCGCGAAGGGGAGGGCAGCCACCAGGAATTCGCCGATAATCGAGAGCGGAGCGCCGAGCTCCACGATCAGCATCCGGAGGTTCTGGAAGAGACTGCCCATCACCAGGATGGTGCTGAGCAGCAGGATGGCGAATAGCGTCCCGACGAGGACTTGGCGGCCGATGTAGCGGTCGGAAAGACGCATGGATGCACGCAGCATGGTTCGCCCGCGCCAGCCTGTCCAGAGGGAGTTCCGGTGGTCACATTGACCATACTCGGTGTGTGTTTTCACCAGGGTTGTTCACAGAACTCCCTAACGGTTAGCGAATGCGTTCGAATGTCCTTGCCCCACCCGCCTCGCTTGCTTTTCTCCACCGCAAATTCGCCGGATGAGCCGGCCGGATTCTTTCACACAAACTCGCGGCACGGAGCTTGCTCTCCATGCCGTCCTCCCAGCCAGCCCGCACACTCACGACATGCTTATCGATCCGTCCCGCGGCGAGTCCGCCCACATCCCGCTCCAATCCCGCCGTGGTGCCCTTGGCACCCTTGGAGCTGGCGCTCTCGCCCTGCTTGGTACCACCGGCTCTGCCTCTGCCTTCTTTTCCAAGAAACCCAAGATTACCATCGTCACCG from Luteolibacter arcticus encodes the following:
- a CDS encoding SulP family inorganic anion transporter, with amino-acid sequence MRSPFHPRRIARRLGTFFRGGKLDPLPILHTLRRYSREKFRADGKAALNVSLLDIPQGIAYAAIAELPIVFGIACSATASIVAPLFAGSRHTILGPTNATAFMLFGFFAVEPALAARETQLVPLLVMMVGLFCLLGSILRVADLLQYISRSVLVGYVSGAAVLIMTNQFKHLLGVAYEVDQMRPRSFVGLVDALMRSLSHVDWGPVIIGATTFALFMAMKRWKPRWPNLAIILILVSAVFGTLIQQGVAPFANSARFRTFTPEDLLPSLPHFARPGIFEDISSLVAVALAVAFLACLENTLMAKTIASRSGDRADVNQDMFAVGAANFASAIAGGMPASGSLLRSTLNFSSGARTRMSSIYSGLLVLSAALLIAWLPKFGISLIDYVPKAALAALVIGIALALINRHNIRVCARSTPDDAAVLITTFVSTLIAPLHVAIFIGVALSITLFLRKASRPHLVEYEFSDAGELRQMGEKRQRPNPAISIVHVEGDLFFGAAELFRTQIQRTAADASLKIMILRLKNARHLDATSVLALEDLVKFMRANGRHLLISGATRDVYRVLKNSGVLATVQEGANRKAGESNIFLNKPSNPNISTRDALKRAQQLLGGEKAEVRIFYDPNKK
- a CDS encoding LptF/LptG family permease, whose product is MRLSDRYIGRQVLVGTLFAILLLSTILVMGSLFQNLRMLIVELGAPLSIIGEFLVAALPFALIYTIPWAFLSAVLLVFGRMSSENELIGFRVAGMSLPRLSLPVFFLGALLSVGCLWLNLEVAPWAKATSKNIKMRAFAMDPRSMLSAAAEQDGLARFEESLKDVRAYIEKSDGSTMEGFHLFKVADPTDKEARDIYVHAMKAKAVIDKDKQQFRLHLYDAMFQTSDSTGKPQIVLAEESVPVVLPYETKPSKDDPATMSNSAIRDYIEELKEKQLRVVERVATLKQEIKGLESEGESKKPLLLEKQELLKKSLVVDWTAFIPNYEKEIHRRYASSFACLAFAFIGVPLGIKARRKDTSSGLILSLLIGVAYFICGMIGGKSHTGVQLAAWAPNVASVLLGLVLMRRARFR
- a CDS encoding serine hydrolase domain-containing protein, which produces MKPILLLSLLATAAFAEVNPAISEAMDKATAAKEIAGAVTLVADGEKTLHFGANGFADLESKASMETNALFWIASMSKPVTGTAVMMMQDAGKLSVDDPVSKYLPEFKGLKDAGGKEVIVTIKQCLTHSAGLSEVSPQESGNIATLKDLMPLIVAKPVQFAPGSKWQYCQTGINTAARVVEVVSGESFPDFLDKHLFQPLGMENTTFYPTEKQAARLAVSYKRSAAGGLEKTALMFLGNQPITSRERYPRANGGLFSTAEDYEKFARMILRGGELDGKRYLSEKAVKQMTTVQSGDLKTGFTPGNGWGLGWCVIREPQGVAATLSPGTFGHGGAYGTQAWIDPVKKRIHLLLIQRADLPNSDGSDIRKAFHEAAAK